A stretch of Bradyrhizobium sp. AZCC 2262 DNA encodes these proteins:
- a CDS encoding ABC transporter ATP-binding protein, whose translation MTDPLLVVENVSKRFAGRIALESVSIDVARGSMTGVIGPNGSGKSTLFNIIAGTLRPDIGRVTVDGRDITRASPAEICGYGVARTFQISRLFAEMTVLENLVAVARGRDDRAAIELAMELLDFLEITAIVNKWTSELSYGQRKLVEIARALMLQPKILLLDEPFAGINPRLQNRIVEHLHTLCARGITVFFIDHEMRIVLTECDLVYVLAEGRIISKGDTQTVRNDARVLEAYF comes from the coding sequence ATGACCGACCCGCTACTCGTCGTCGAGAACGTGTCGAAGCGGTTCGCTGGCCGCATTGCGCTGGAGTCTGTCAGCATCGATGTCGCGCGCGGGTCGATGACCGGGGTGATCGGGCCGAACGGTTCCGGGAAATCGACGTTGTTCAATATCATCGCAGGTACGTTACGGCCCGATATCGGGCGCGTCACCGTCGACGGACGTGACATCACGCGGGCAAGTCCAGCGGAGATCTGCGGTTATGGCGTTGCACGCACATTCCAGATCAGCCGACTGTTCGCGGAAATGACCGTCCTTGAAAACCTCGTTGCGGTTGCGCGGGGCAGGGATGACCGCGCCGCGATCGAGCTCGCCATGGAGTTGCTCGATTTTCTGGAAATCACCGCGATCGTCAACAAATGGACATCCGAGCTTTCCTACGGGCAACGCAAACTGGTCGAGATCGCGCGGGCGCTGATGCTGCAGCCCAAGATATTGCTGCTCGACGAGCCGTTCGCCGGCATCAATCCGCGGCTTCAGAATCGTATCGTCGAACATCTGCACACGCTGTGCGCCAGAGGCATCACCGTCTTTTTCATCGATCACGAGATGCGGATCGTGCTGACCGAGTGTGACCTTGTCTATGTGCTCGCCGAAGGGCGAATCATCTCCAAAGGCGACACCCAAACGGTTCGCAACGACGCCAGGGTGCTTGAAGCCTATTTTTGA
- a CDS encoding amino acid ABC transporter substrate-binding protein has product MIRRAVFAAAAIALLLPTSVNAAEPVKIGVALSQTGNLADSAAPYFKGLDLWREQANARGGLAGRPIEFVMYDDRSDPATATRLYERLITNDKVDFVISSLGSATAATGSAVAEKHKMLMINGGGAAEAIQQRGFKYVFQTAARISSYADGVLPLIQKYGVKSIALVSRDYAAARDISKAIKQTIDGKDVKVLIDEYFPAGTADFSSQIAKGQQLKPDLWVGLLYPSEAIETVRQFHSMNYMPKLFVANGVSQDDFITAAGKDAEYAVGMSLYEPSLPSEGNKEFVKTYHEKFGSDPGYYSAFGFVAGTVLEAAVKKAGSTDAEKVREVLTTLKLGTVMGKHEVDPNTYMQIGVRGLLVQVQNGKREVIWPEEYKTTEPKLPIPAWDKR; this is encoded by the coding sequence ATGATCAGAAGAGCAGTTTTCGCTGCAGCGGCCATCGCGCTGTTGCTGCCGACCTCAGTGAATGCCGCCGAACCCGTGAAGATCGGCGTGGCGTTGTCGCAAACCGGCAACCTCGCCGACTCGGCGGCTCCCTATTTCAAGGGTCTGGATCTCTGGCGTGAGCAGGCCAATGCCCGCGGCGGGCTGGCCGGCCGGCCGATCGAGTTTGTCATGTATGACGATCGCTCCGACCCCGCGACCGCCACGCGGCTCTACGAGCGCCTGATCACCAATGACAAGGTCGATTTCGTCATCTCGTCGCTGGGATCGGCAACGGCCGCAACCGGGTCCGCGGTCGCGGAAAAGCACAAGATGCTGATGATCAATGGTGGCGGGGCCGCGGAAGCCATTCAGCAGCGCGGCTTCAAGTACGTGTTTCAGACCGCAGCCCGGATCTCGTCCTATGCCGACGGGGTGCTGCCCCTGATCCAGAAATACGGGGTCAAGAGCATCGCGCTCGTCTCGCGCGACTATGCGGCGGCGCGCGACATCAGCAAGGCGATCAAGCAGACGATCGACGGCAAGGATGTGAAGGTATTGATCGACGAATATTTTCCGGCCGGGACGGCTGACTTTTCGTCGCAAATCGCCAAGGGCCAGCAGCTGAAGCCGGATCTGTGGGTGGGGCTTCTTTATCCCAGCGAGGCCATCGAAACCGTGCGGCAGTTTCACTCGATGAATTACATGCCGAAACTGTTCGTCGCCAACGGGGTGTCGCAGGACGATTTCATCACGGCGGCGGGCAAAGATGCCGAATATGCCGTCGGCATGTCGCTGTACGAACCCTCGCTGCCGAGCGAGGGCAACAAAGAGTTCGTCAAGACGTACCACGAGAAGTTCGGTTCGGACCCCGGCTACTATTCGGCGTTCGGATTTGTCGCCGGCACGGTCCTCGAGGCCGCGGTGAAAAAGGCAGGCTCGACCGACGCCGAAAAGGTTCGCGAGGTCCTCACCACCCTGAAACTGGGAACCGTGATGGGCAAGCACGAGGTGGACCCCAATACGTACATGCAGATTGGCGTGCGCGGACTTCTGGTTCAGGTCCAGAACGGCAAGCGCGAGGTGATTTGGCCGGAAGAATACAAGACGACCGAACCGAAATTGCCGATCCCGGCATGGGACAAAAGGTGA
- a CDS encoding ABC transporter ATP-binding protein has translation MKGDAAPLELRDVTSGYGDVPVIRRASMTFHERLITTIVGSNGAGKSTAVKVAAGLLRAWQGSVSTYGIDITREPTDRRVYRGIAYVPQGRIVVPEMTVRDNLMIGAHILGSDRRAIEAATERVLQLFPALKSRMKQHADTMSGGEQQMLAIGRALMTSPKIIMLDEPSLGLSPKYVEIVFERLLSLRDEGMTVVMVEQKASHALGISDRGYVMHLGQVAYEGEARDLLANDDVKRLFLGEIPESLKALNFTDA, from the coding sequence ATGAAAGGCGATGCTGCACCGCTCGAGCTTCGCGATGTGACGTCGGGCTACGGCGACGTCCCGGTGATCCGGCGCGCCAGCATGACTTTTCACGAACGGCTGATCACGACCATCGTCGGTTCGAACGGCGCCGGCAAATCCACCGCGGTCAAGGTCGCGGCCGGATTGCTGCGTGCCTGGCAAGGTAGCGTATCGACGTATGGCATTGATATCACGCGGGAGCCCACCGACCGGCGGGTGTATCGCGGCATTGCCTATGTGCCGCAGGGCCGCATCGTCGTTCCCGAAATGACGGTGCGGGACAATCTCATGATCGGCGCCCATATCCTCGGCAGCGACCGGCGCGCCATCGAGGCGGCGACCGAACGCGTATTGCAACTGTTTCCGGCCTTGAAGTCGCGGATGAAGCAACACGCCGATACCATGAGCGGCGGTGAACAGCAGATGCTGGCGATCGGCCGCGCCCTGATGACGAGCCCGAAGATCATCATGCTGGACGAACCTTCGCTCGGCCTTTCACCCAAATATGTCGAGATCGTCTTCGAGCGGCTGCTGTCGTTGCGCGACGAAGGCATGACGGTCGTGATGGTCGAGCAGAAGGCTTCGCATGCGCTCGGCATATCGGACCGCGGATATGTGATGCACCTTGGACAAGTGGCTTACGAAGGAGAGGCGCGGGACCTGCTTGCGAATGATGACGTCAAGCGGCTGTTCCTCGGCGAAATCCCGGAAAGCCTGAAAGCGCTGAATTTTACCGATGCATGA
- a CDS encoding nitroreductase, which yields MHDAANPIPREAAIAAVDEAIRSRQSVRAFLPTPVGRTTVEELLRLASRSASGSNIQPWRVRVIAGDAKIRLTQAIFDAVAHDGFEPYQREWNYYPVRWREPFLGRRRKIGWDMYSLLGVAKGDFEGTQQARMRNYEFFGAPVGMIFTLDEDLEIGSWLDLGIFLGSIMIAARGHGLHTCPQAAFADFHGVIRPLLNIPENEVIICGMALGHIDRDASVNALETERADLDAFATFDGL from the coding sequence ATGCATGATGCTGCGAACCCGATCCCGCGCGAAGCTGCGATCGCCGCTGTCGACGAAGCCATCCGCTCGCGCCAATCCGTCAGGGCTTTTCTTCCTACGCCCGTCGGGCGGACCACGGTCGAGGAACTGCTCCGGCTCGCGAGCCGAAGCGCCAGCGGCAGCAACATCCAGCCCTGGCGCGTCAGGGTGATTGCGGGCGATGCCAAGATCCGTCTAACACAGGCCATTTTCGATGCGGTTGCGCACGACGGGTTCGAGCCGTATCAGCGCGAGTGGAATTATTACCCCGTCCGCTGGCGCGAGCCGTTCCTGGGGCGGCGGCGGAAAATCGGCTGGGACATGTACAGCCTGCTTGGCGTCGCCAAGGGCGATTTCGAAGGCACCCAGCAAGCCAGGATGCGCAATTACGAATTCTTCGGCGCGCCCGTTGGCATGATCTTCACGCTGGATGAGGACCTCGAAATTGGCAGCTGGCTCGATCTCGGCATCTTTCTGGGATCAATCATGATCGCGGCGCGAGGCCATGGTCTTCACACTTGCCCGCAAGCCGCATTCGCGGATTTCCACGGCGTCATCCGGCCGCTTCTCAATATTCCCGAGAACGAGGTGATCATTTGCGGCATGGCACTCGGCCATATCGACCGGGATGCGTCGGTCAATGCGCTGGAAACCGAGCGGGCGGATTTGGACGCGTTCGCCACCTTCGACGGGCTCTGA
- a CDS encoding hydroxymethylglutaryl-CoA lyase has translation MALKLPKKIVIAEVGPRDGLQSFPRWIDTDVKVAMIDRLSELGLPVIEASNFAHPKIIPHLRDAEEVFQRIKRRPGTVYRALVPNARGAERAVKVRVDEMLGLITISATYTRKNQNMTIDQAIEQNLESFRIAEGGQTPFVMALGMAFWCAYEGLIAEDDVIAVVRRLHGGGIRRFYLAGSLGMEDPAHVNRLFMRLGDLFPDAGFGFHIHNLSGMATANILAALDAGVQWLEGAICGIGGGIAMPTKLGSVGNFPTEDLVAMLAEMGIETGIDPESAVAASHEIARMLGIDPQSHRGNGATRKSVMRLASSNPNMRYS, from the coding sequence ATGGCGCTCAAACTCCCCAAAAAAATCGTCATTGCCGAGGTCGGACCGCGCGACGGTCTGCAGAGCTTTCCGCGTTGGATCGATACGGACGTCAAGGTCGCCATGATCGATCGCCTCTCCGAACTGGGGCTGCCTGTCATCGAAGCTTCCAACTTTGCCCATCCGAAGATCATTCCGCATCTGCGTGATGCCGAAGAGGTTTTCCAGCGCATCAAGCGGCGGCCTGGAACAGTGTATCGCGCTCTGGTTCCCAACGCCCGCGGGGCCGAGCGGGCCGTGAAAGTACGTGTCGATGAAATGCTCGGCCTGATCACGATCAGCGCGACCTACACCCGCAAGAACCAGAACATGACGATCGACCAGGCGATCGAGCAAAATCTCGAATCGTTCCGGATCGCCGAAGGGGGCCAAACCCCGTTCGTAATGGCGCTCGGCATGGCGTTCTGGTGCGCGTATGAGGGCCTGATTGCGGAAGATGACGTCATCGCCGTGGTGCGGCGCCTGCATGGTGGTGGTATCCGCCGCTTCTACCTCGCGGGCTCCCTTGGGATGGAAGATCCCGCGCATGTCAACCGGCTGTTCATGCGACTTGGCGATCTGTTTCCGGACGCCGGTTTCGGATTCCACATCCACAATCTCTCGGGCATGGCGACGGCCAATATTCTCGCGGCGCTCGACGCCGGCGTCCAATGGCTGGAAGGCGCGATCTGCGGAATCGGCGGCGGGATCGCGATGCCGACCAAGCTCGGCTCCGTCGGGAATTTTCCGACCGAAGACCTGGTCGCGATGCTGGCCGAGATGGGCATCGAGACCGGGATTGATCCGGAGAGCGCGGTTGCCGCATCGCACGAGATCGCCCGGATGCTCGGCATCGACCCCCAGAGCCACCGCGGCAATGGCGCAACGCGGAAATCCGTGATGCGCCTCGCGTCCAGCAACCCGAATATGAGATATTCATGA
- a CDS encoding HpcH/HpaI aldolase/citrate lyase family protein, producing the protein MKSRTFRSLLAVPATSPRFLEKAAQGPADAIFIDLEDAVINVLKPKARADAIAAINGLDWGGRIVAVRVNGLGTSWGCRDILDVVEACPRLDYILLPKCETPGEVHAVEVMIRSAEVAASRDRKAGIMGLIETPRGVANVEAIAQAGGVLHALVFGGGDYQLDLGSFQRAVGAPSADYVVLTDDDGRNARERHWNDLWHFATARIANACRAFGLLPIDGPFSGIRDVDGLRAAAKRAGALGFEGKMAIHPSQIETIHEVLTPTAGQVAWANEVIEAMAAAEREGRGAVKDKNGEMVDLMHVKLARKLLDRAASIGGKL; encoded by the coding sequence ATGAAATCCCGGACATTTCGATCGCTGCTCGCCGTTCCCGCTACATCACCCCGTTTCCTTGAAAAGGCCGCGCAGGGCCCTGCGGATGCGATCTTCATCGACCTTGAAGACGCGGTCATCAACGTGCTCAAGCCAAAGGCGCGGGCGGATGCGATTGCGGCGATCAACGGTCTGGACTGGGGTGGGCGCATCGTCGCGGTGCGCGTCAACGGGCTCGGTACGTCATGGGGATGCCGCGACATCCTCGACGTGGTCGAGGCCTGTCCGCGGCTCGACTATATCCTGCTGCCGAAATGCGAAACGCCCGGCGAGGTACACGCCGTCGAAGTCATGATCCGGTCCGCGGAGGTGGCGGCTTCTCGCGACCGCAAAGCCGGGATCATGGGCTTGATCGAAACGCCGCGCGGCGTCGCCAATGTCGAGGCCATCGCGCAGGCCGGCGGCGTGCTCCATGCGCTGGTGTTCGGCGGCGGCGATTATCAGCTCGATCTCGGAAGCTTTCAGCGTGCAGTCGGCGCGCCTTCCGCCGATTATGTGGTGCTGACCGACGATGACGGCCGCAACGCGCGGGAGCGGCACTGGAACGATCTCTGGCATTTCGCCACCGCGCGGATCGCCAATGCTTGCCGCGCCTTTGGGCTGCTTCCGATCGACGGTCCTTTCTCGGGAATCCGTGACGTCGACGGATTGCGTGCCGCCGCAAAGCGGGCCGGCGCACTCGGCTTCGAAGGCAAGATGGCGATCCACCCATCGCAGATCGAGACGATTCACGAGGTGCTGACGCCAACCGCCGGCCAGGTCGCCTGGGCCAACGAGGTGATCGAAGCGATGGCGGCGGCCGAGCGCGAAGGGCGCGGCGCGGTGAAGGACAAGAACGGCGAGATGGTCGATCTCATGCACGTCAAGCTCGCCCGGAAATTGCTGGACCGGGCAGCGAGCATTGGAGGAAAGCTGTGA
- a CDS encoding CaiB/BaiF CoA transferase family protein: MSALGGIRVLDLGTFIAGPHCATILGEFGAEVIKIEPPKTGDSLRRLGTNTDCGDTLVWLSEARNKKCVTLNLASERGRELLKQLAAKCDIIVENFRPGTLEKWGLGYEDLKKINPGAILVRISAYGQDGPMRTQPGFARIAHAFSGLTYLAGEPGGIPVVPGSTSLADYMSGMYGAIGALVALRAREATGVGQCVDLALYESVFRVLDEIAPAYQKFGYVRERMGADTVNVCPHSHYQTKDGKWIAIACTSDQMFARLAEVMEQPELASAERYGPQQLRLAARDEVNRIVAIWVASLDLDTVLALCSRGGVPASLIYSIADIFRDPQYRARGNIQMTDSRAGEIAVPNVVPRLSGTPGEIRWLGAGLGSQNEDIYKGLLELSSAEIEDLRTSGVI; this comes from the coding sequence GTGAGCGCACTTGGGGGAATTCGAGTACTCGACCTCGGCACGTTCATCGCCGGGCCGCATTGCGCCACCATTCTCGGTGAGTTCGGCGCCGAGGTCATCAAGATCGAGCCGCCGAAGACCGGCGACTCGCTTCGGCGTCTCGGCACCAATACCGATTGCGGCGATACGCTGGTGTGGCTCTCCGAAGCCCGTAACAAGAAATGCGTGACGCTGAACCTTGCGAGCGAACGCGGGCGGGAGCTGCTGAAGCAACTCGCCGCGAAGTGCGACATCATTGTCGAGAATTTTCGCCCCGGCACGCTGGAAAAATGGGGGCTCGGCTATGAGGACCTCAAGAAGATCAATCCCGGCGCGATTCTGGTACGCATCTCGGCCTATGGGCAGGATGGACCGATGCGGACGCAGCCGGGCTTTGCCCGCATCGCGCACGCGTTTTCCGGCCTGACCTATCTGGCCGGCGAGCCCGGCGGCATTCCCGTCGTTCCCGGTTCGACGTCGCTGGCTGATTACATGTCGGGCATGTATGGCGCGATCGGTGCACTGGTCGCGCTGCGGGCCCGCGAGGCGACCGGCGTAGGCCAATGCGTCGATCTCGCGCTTTACGAATCGGTGTTTCGCGTGCTCGACGAGATTGCGCCAGCCTATCAGAAGTTCGGCTACGTGCGGGAACGGATGGGCGCGGACACGGTGAATGTCTGTCCGCACAGCCACTATCAGACCAAGGACGGCAAGTGGATCGCGATCGCCTGCACCAGCGACCAGATGTTCGCGCGCCTGGCGGAGGTGATGGAACAGCCGGAGCTGGCTTCGGCGGAACGATACGGTCCGCAGCAGCTGCGCCTTGCCGCCCGTGACGAGGTTAACCGGATTGTTGCGATATGGGTCGCATCGCTCGATCTCGATACAGTTCTTGCGCTTTGTTCGCGAGGAGGCGTGCCGGCCAGCCTGATCTACAGCATCGCGGATATCTTTAGGGATCCGCAGTATCGGGCGCGGGGAAACATCCAGATGACTGACTCACGCGCGGGTGAGATCGCGGTTCCCAATGTTGTGCCACGACTGTCAGGGACGCCTGGCGAGATCCGTTGGCTGGGCGCGGGGCTGGGTTCCCAAAACGAGGATATCTACAAGGGCCTGCTCGAACTCAGCAGCGCGGAAATCGAAGATTTGCGCACGTCAGGTGTGATTTGA
- a CDS encoding nitroreductase family deazaflavin-dependent oxidoreductase has product MAEAKLAPNLPDWMLEHANRYLSSGGTDGHMYKVTVPQRGELTVPSLLLTTAGRKSGDKFIFPLFYGMDGGSCFVVASKGGAPEHPGWYRNILANPDVEVQVGTKKMKARARTTEGEERLRLWKKALEFWPPYADYQLKTEREIPVVVLDPVQ; this is encoded by the coding sequence ATGGCTGAAGCGAAACTCGCTCCGAACCTGCCGGACTGGATGCTCGAGCACGCGAACCGCTATCTTTCGAGCGGCGGAACCGACGGGCACATGTACAAGGTAACGGTGCCGCAGCGAGGTGAGCTGACGGTGCCGTCGCTGCTGCTGACCACTGCCGGCCGCAAGTCTGGCGACAAGTTCATATTTCCACTGTTTTACGGAATGGACGGCGGCAGTTGCTTCGTAGTCGCCTCAAAGGGAGGCGCGCCCGAACACCCAGGCTGGTATCGCAACATTCTTGCGAACCCCGATGTTGAAGTACAAGTCGGGACCAAGAAGATGAAGGCGCGGGCCAGGACGACGGAGGGCGAGGAACGCCTCCGACTTTGGAAAAAGGCGCTCGAATTTTGGCCGCCCTACGCCGACTATCAGCTCAAGACTGAGCGCGAGATACCTGTGGTCGTGCTGGATCCAGTCCAGTAG
- a CDS encoding TIGR03620 family F420-dependent LLM class oxidoreductase — MKLGRLGVWYSTDKLDGSQLRDFVRTVENNGYSNLWYPESRGYESMSLAAWLLSCSEKLTIGSSIANIYARDSFTAQRALISLNALYGDRFVLGLGVSHIPMVEGLRGHRYDKPLAAMSAYLDGLNKSAPAGELPVVVAALGPKMLALSAAKSRGAVPYNVTPRHTAEAAAILGPSKWLAVEQKITIETDPAKARALGRKELSRYMVLPNYRNSWLRQGFTEDELADGGSDRFIDAMVLWGDADAVRRGLRAHFTAGATHVCLQPVHADGDFVARDRMLAALADT, encoded by the coding sequence ATGAAACTCGGACGCCTTGGCGTGTGGTACAGCACCGATAAGCTCGACGGATCGCAGCTGCGCGATTTCGTGCGCACGGTTGAGAATAATGGCTACTCGAACCTGTGGTACCCGGAATCGCGAGGCTATGAGTCGATGTCGCTGGCGGCCTGGCTGCTGTCGTGCAGCGAGAAGTTGACGATCGGCAGTTCGATCGCCAACATCTATGCACGCGATTCCTTTACCGCGCAGCGCGCCTTGATCTCGCTGAACGCGCTCTACGGCGACCGGTTCGTTCTCGGTCTCGGCGTCAGCCACATTCCGATGGTGGAGGGGTTGCGTGGCCATCGCTACGACAAGCCGTTGGCGGCGATGAGTGCCTATCTCGACGGCCTCAACAAGTCAGCGCCCGCCGGCGAATTGCCAGTCGTGGTTGCCGCACTCGGACCGAAGATGCTGGCGCTCAGCGCTGCCAAGTCGCGCGGCGCTGTCCCATATAACGTGACACCAAGGCATACGGCTGAAGCCGCCGCGATCCTTGGACCATCGAAGTGGCTCGCGGTGGAGCAGAAAATAACGATCGAGACCGATCCCGCGAAGGCGCGGGCGCTTGGGCGCAAGGAGCTATCGCGCTACATGGTGTTGCCGAACTATCGCAACAGCTGGCTGCGCCAGGGCTTCACCGAGGATGAGCTTGCCGACGGCGGCAGCGACCGGTTCATCGATGCGATGGTTCTCTGGGGCGATGCCGACGCGGTCAGGCGCGGCTTGCGGGCGCACTTCACGGCCGGTGCCACACATGTCTGCCTGCAGCCCGTCCACGCCGATGGCGATTTCGTCGCCCGCGACCGCATGCTGGCCGCGCTCGCAGATACCTGA
- a CDS encoding LLM class F420-dependent oxidoreductase yields the protein MHLGIALPFGDIGGDGPIVREFAELAEAEGYDGLTLADHVLGGNPANPASGRAGGLGLFHDPFVAFGFIAACTKKVELSTQVLILAQRQTVLVAKQAASLDVLSGGRFRFGIGVGWNEMEFVGLNENFHNRGKRSEEQVQVMKALWADPYVTFEGKWHRLPDAGINPRPPQRKIPLWFGGHMDVTLQRIAKWGDGWMMLSEPPGSKAVAEFDKLRRLVESEGRDPASVGLEVWTSTGTGTEKDWREEISFWKQAGVTHVTLHNTFGGYHHKRMAGRSMTDHVNAMRRYRTAVADLL from the coding sequence ATGCATCTCGGAATAGCCCTGCCCTTCGGCGACATCGGTGGCGATGGCCCGATCGTGCGCGAATTCGCTGAGCTCGCCGAGGCCGAAGGTTACGACGGTCTGACGCTGGCGGACCACGTGCTCGGCGGCAACCCGGCGAACCCCGCCAGCGGCCGTGCGGGTGGGCTTGGCCTGTTCCACGATCCCTTCGTGGCGTTCGGCTTCATCGCTGCCTGCACGAAAAAGGTCGAACTCTCGACCCAGGTGCTGATCCTCGCGCAGCGCCAGACGGTGCTGGTTGCCAAACAGGCCGCCAGTCTCGACGTGCTCAGCGGCGGCCGCTTCCGGTTCGGCATCGGCGTAGGCTGGAATGAGATGGAATTCGTCGGTCTCAACGAGAATTTCCACAACAGGGGCAAGCGGTCCGAGGAACAGGTCCAGGTGATGAAAGCGCTGTGGGCCGATCCCTACGTTACGTTCGAGGGCAAGTGGCACCGCCTCCCGGACGCTGGCATCAATCCCCGGCCGCCACAGCGCAAAATACCGCTGTGGTTCGGCGGTCACATGGACGTGACGCTGCAGCGGATCGCAAAGTGGGGCGACGGCTGGATGATGCTGTCTGAACCGCCGGGATCCAAGGCCGTCGCCGAATTCGACAAGCTGCGCCGCCTGGTGGAATCCGAGGGGCGTGATCCGGCGTCGGTTGGCCTCGAAGTCTGGACCTCAACCGGCACCGGCACCGAAAAGGACTGGCGCGAGGAAATCAGCTTCTGGAAGCAAGCCGGCGTCACGCATGTCACGTTGCACAACACCTTCGGTGGCTACCACCACAAGCGCATGGCCGGCCGAAGCATGACCGACCATGTCAACGCGATGCGCCGCTACCGCACCGCCGTCGCCGATTTGCTCTGA
- the fgd gene encoding glucose-6-phosphate dehydrogenase (coenzyme-F420), producing the protein MIKLGYKASAEQFAPGKLLGFSCLAEEVGFDSVFISDHFQPWKHVDGHAPFSLTWLGALGARTSRVVIGTSVLTPTFRYHPSIVAQAFGTMGAMFPGRVVLGIGTGEGLNEVPSTGQPWPEFKERFARLRESVTLIRALWTQERVSFEGQYYKTEKATIYDRPDTPVPIYVAAAGALVARYAGRSAEGFICTSGKKPELYTETLLPKVAEGIAASEDPSKPYDRMIEVKVSFDTDKVRALEDTRHWAALALTPEEKMTVEDPIEMQRLADALPLERAASRWIVSSDADEHVERVGYYVGLGFRNLVFHAPGPDQARFLKLYGEHVLPRLRKRFG; encoded by the coding sequence GTGATCAAGCTCGGATACAAGGCATCGGCGGAGCAGTTCGCGCCGGGCAAGTTGCTGGGCTTCTCGTGTCTTGCCGAGGAAGTCGGGTTCGATTCGGTCTTCATCAGCGATCACTTTCAGCCATGGAAGCACGTCGACGGCCACGCGCCCTTTTCGCTGACGTGGCTGGGCGCGCTGGGCGCTCGAACGTCGCGCGTCGTTATCGGCACCAGCGTGCTGACGCCGACTTTCCGCTACCATCCTTCCATCGTCGCCCAGGCGTTTGGGACGATGGGCGCGATGTTCCCGGGACGCGTCGTGCTCGGCATCGGCACCGGCGAAGGGCTCAACGAAGTGCCTTCAACCGGCCAGCCCTGGCCGGAATTCAAGGAGCGCTTCGCTCGCCTGCGTGAGTCCGTCACGCTGATCAGGGCGCTCTGGACCCAGGAGCGGGTCAGCTTCGAGGGCCAGTACTACAAGACCGAGAAGGCGACGATCTACGACCGCCCGGATACGCCGGTGCCGATCTATGTCGCTGCCGCAGGTGCTCTCGTCGCGCGTTACGCCGGCCGCTCCGCCGAGGGGTTCATTTGCACGAGCGGCAAGAAGCCGGAGCTCTACACCGAGACCCTGTTGCCGAAGGTCGCCGAGGGCATCGCAGCGTCGGAGGATCCGTCGAAGCCCTACGATCGCATGATCGAGGTCAAGGTGTCGTTCGATACCGACAAGGTGCGTGCGCTCGAGGACACGCGCCACTGGGCGGCGCTGGCGCTGACGCCGGAGGAAAAGATGACGGTCGAGGATCCCATCGAGATGCAGCGCCTCGCCGACGCGCTGCCGCTGGAGCGCGCCGCCAGTCGATGGATCGTGTCCAGCGACGCCGACGAGCACGTCGAGCGGGTCGGCTACTATGTCGGTCTCGGCTTCCGGAATCTGGTGTTTCATGCGCCGGGACCAGACCAGGCGCGCTTTCTGAAACTCTACGGTGAGCACGTGCTGCCGCGCCTCCGCAAGCGTTTCGGTTGA
- the cofE gene encoding coenzyme F420-0:L-glutamate ligase encodes MQRSNAVELLAVPGIPLVRKDDDLVALIGAGLARGGIVPRGGDVFVLAQKIVSKAEGRMVDLATVKPSTEAIELAGNVQKDPRLVELILSESVRVVRTRPGLLIVEHRLGFVVANAGIDQSNVASPDDPQQALLLPVDPDGSAAILKERLSLTFGVPVAVIISDSFGRAWRRGTCGVAIGAAGLPSLMDLRGSPDLFGRELQVSITGHADEIAAAASLVMGQGAEGHPVVIVRGLTWRGPDNAASELVRPAAEDMFR; translated from the coding sequence ATGCAACGCAGCAACGCCGTCGAGCTCCTGGCCGTCCCCGGCATTCCGCTGGTGCGCAAGGACGACGATCTCGTCGCCTTGATCGGCGCGGGGCTGGCGCGCGGTGGCATCGTGCCACGTGGCGGCGACGTCTTCGTGCTGGCACAGAAGATCGTGTCCAAGGCCGAAGGACGCATGGTTGATCTCGCGACCGTCAAACCCTCGACTGAGGCGATCGAACTCGCCGGTAACGTCCAGAAGGATCCACGCCTGGTCGAACTGATCCTGTCGGAATCGGTTCGCGTTGTGCGGACAAGGCCGGGTCTCCTGATCGTCGAGCACCGGCTGGGCTTCGTGGTAGCCAATGCGGGCATCGACCAGTCCAACGTGGCGTCGCCCGATGACCCCCAACAAGCCCTGCTGCTGCCGGTCGATCCCGACGGCAGCGCGGCGATATTGAAGGAGCGCCTGTCGCTGACGTTCGGCGTGCCGGTCGCCGTGATCATTAGCGACAGCTTCGGCCGTGCCTGGCGGCGCGGTACCTGCGGCGTTGCGATTGGCGCCGCCGGCCTTCCGTCGCTGATGGATTTGCGTGGCTCGCCCGATCTGTTCGGCCGCGAGCTTCAGGTCAGCATCACCGGGCATGCGGATGAGATCGCTGCTGCAGCGTCGCTGGTAATGGGGCAGGGTGCCGAAGGCCATCCTGTCGTGATCGTGCGCGGTCTGACATGGCGCGGTCCCGACAATGCTGCGTCCGAGTTGGTGCGCCCGGCTGCCGAGGACATGTTCCGATGA